From the Pseudomonas sp. SORT22 genome, one window contains:
- the cyoD gene encoding cytochrome o ubiquinol oxidase subunit IV, with the protein MANAHNSHAEGNHGSVKSYVIGFILSVILTAIPFGLVMFPSMPKDITIMVVVALAVIQVVVHLVYFLHMDRSAEQRSNVSTFMFTVMVIALLVGLSLWIMFSIHTSMMAK; encoded by the coding sequence ATGGCTAACGCACATAACAGCCACGCCGAGGGCAACCACGGTAGCGTCAAGTCCTATGTGATCGGTTTCATCCTGTCGGTCATCCTGACAGCGATTCCGTTCGGCCTGGTGATGTTCCCGAGCATGCCGAAGGACATCACGATCATGGTCGTGGTGGCCCTGGCGGTCATCCAGGTCGTGGTTCACCTGGTGTACTTCCTGCACATGGACCGTTCCGCCGAGCAGCGCTCCAACGTGTCGACCTTCATGTTTACCGTGATGGTCATTGCACTGTTGGTCGGCCTGTCGCTGTGGATCATGTTCAGCATCCACACCAGCATGATGGCGAAGTGA
- a CDS encoding cytochrome o ubiquinol oxidase subunit III, producing MSSHVINADTHAHGHDHGHDDHHHDSGQMTVFGFWLYLMTDCILFASLFATYAVLSGSFAGGPSGHDIFQLDFVAVETALLLFSSITFGFAMLQMFKGNKGGVLGWLAVTFLFGAGFIAMEVYEFHHLIAEGFGPQRSGFLSAFFALVGTHGLHVTAGLIWMAVMMYQINKHGITGTAKTRMSCLSLFWHFLDVVWICVFTVVYLLGVL from the coding sequence ATGTCCAGTCATGTAATTAACGCTGATACTCATGCTCATGGTCACGACCATGGGCATGACGACCACCACCACGACTCGGGCCAGATGACCGTATTCGGTTTCTGGCTGTACCTGATGACCGACTGCATCCTGTTTGCGTCGCTCTTCGCCACCTACGCGGTGCTGTCCGGCAGTTTTGCCGGCGGCCCGTCGGGTCACGACATTTTCCAGCTGGACTTTGTCGCGGTCGAAACCGCACTGCTGCTGTTCTCGAGTATCACCTTCGGCTTCGCCATGTTGCAGATGTTCAAAGGCAACAAGGGCGGCGTGCTGGGCTGGCTGGCTGTCACCTTCCTGTTCGGTGCCGGCTTCATCGCGATGGAAGTCTATGAGTTCCATCACCTGATCGCCGAGGGCTTCGGCCCGCAGCGCAGTGGCTTCCTGTCGGCGTTCTTCGCGCTGGTCGGTACCCACGGTCTGCACGTAACCGCAGGTCTGATCTGGATGGCGGTGATGATGTACCAGATCAACAAGCACGGTATCACTGGCACCGCCAAGACCCGCATGAGCTGCCTGAGCCTGTTCTGGCACTTCCTGGACGTGGTCTGGATCTGCGTGTTCACCGTCGTGTATCTGCTGGGGGTTCTGTAA
- the cyoB gene encoding cytochrome o ubiquinol oxidase subunit I, whose product MFGKLSLDAIPYHEPIVMVTLAMIALGGLALVGAITYFKKWTYLWSEWLTSVDHKKIGVMYIIVAMIMLLRGFADAIMMRTQLAMATGGSEGYLPPEHYDQIFTAHGVIMIIFMAMPFFTGLMNLALPLQIGARDVAFPFLNSLSFWLLVSGVVLVNVSLGVGEFAKTGWVAYPPLAGIQYSPGVGVDYYIWALQLSGLGTTLTGVNFLATVLKMRAPGMKLMDMPIFTWTCTWANVLIVASFPILTAALALLTVDRYLDFHIFTNELGGNPMMYVNLFWAWGHPEVYILILPAFGVFSEVTSTFAGKRLFGHKSMIYASGAIAVLGFAVWLHHFFTMGSGASVNTFFGLATMLISIPTGVKLFNWLFTIYQGRLRFTAPIMWTLGFMVTFSIGGMTGVLLAVPGADFVLHNSLFVIAHFHNVIIGGAVFGYIAGFAFWFPKAFGFTLNEKWGKAAFWFWISGFYVAFMPLYALGFMGMTRRLNHSDNPLWEPYLYVAVVGAVLILFGIACQLIQLYVSIRDRKDNMDVTGDPWGGRTLEWSTSSPPPFYNFATMPEKVGLDAWHEAKEAGVAYKVPAKYEAIHMPNNTSTGVFMGALLTVFGFAFIWHIWWLVGASLIGTIAVFVAHAARDDQGYMVPAEEVARIEGERMKSLGLATGTPVGARVESFERV is encoded by the coding sequence ATGTTCGGTAAACTAAGTCTGGATGCGATTCCGTATCACGAGCCGATAGTCATGGTGACGCTTGCCATGATCGCGCTCGGCGGTCTCGCGCTCGTTGGTGCTATCACCTATTTCAAGAAGTGGACCTACCTGTGGTCCGAGTGGCTGACTTCGGTCGACCACAAGAAGATCGGGGTGATGTACATCATCGTCGCGATGATCATGCTGCTGCGCGGCTTTGCCGACGCCATCATGATGCGCACGCAGCTGGCCATGGCCACCGGCGGATCCGAGGGCTACCTGCCGCCCGAACACTATGACCAGATCTTCACCGCTCACGGTGTGATCATGATCATCTTCATGGCAATGCCATTCTTCACCGGCCTGATGAACCTGGCCCTGCCTCTGCAGATCGGTGCGCGTGACGTTGCCTTCCCGTTCCTCAACTCCCTGAGCTTCTGGCTGCTGGTGTCCGGCGTCGTGCTGGTCAACGTCTCGCTGGGTGTTGGTGAGTTCGCCAAGACCGGCTGGGTCGCATATCCACCGTTGGCGGGTATCCAGTACAGTCCTGGCGTGGGTGTCGACTACTACATCTGGGCGCTACAGCTATCGGGCCTGGGTACGACGCTAACGGGTGTCAACTTCCTCGCCACCGTGCTGAAAATGCGCGCGCCTGGCATGAAGCTGATGGACATGCCGATCTTCACCTGGACCTGCACCTGGGCCAACGTGCTGATCGTCGCTTCGTTCCCGATCCTGACCGCTGCACTGGCTCTGCTGACCGTTGACCGTTATCTGGACTTCCACATTTTCACCAACGAGCTTGGTGGGAACCCGATGATGTACGTCAACCTGTTCTGGGCCTGGGGTCACCCTGAGGTTTACATCCTGATCCTGCCGGCCTTCGGCGTGTTCTCGGAAGTCACCTCGACCTTCGCCGGCAAACGCCTGTTCGGCCACAAGTCGATGATCTACGCTTCGGGCGCGATCGCGGTACTGGGCTTTGCGGTATGGCTCCACCACTTCTTCACCATGGGTTCGGGCGCCAGCGTCAACACCTTCTTCGGTCTGGCGACCATGCTGATCTCGATCCCAACCGGGGTGAAGCTGTTCAACTGGCTGTTCACGATCTACCAGGGCCGTCTGCGCTTCACCGCGCCGATCATGTGGACCCTGGGCTTCATGGTGACCTTCTCGATCGGTGGTATGACCGGCGTACTGCTGGCTGTTCCAGGTGCTGACTTCGTTCTGCACAACAGCCTGTTCGTAATCGCTCACTTCCACAACGTGATCATCGGTGGTGCGGTATTCGGCTACATCGCCGGCTTCGCCTTCTGGTTCCCGAAAGCCTTCGGTTTCACCCTGAACGAGAAGTGGGGCAAAGCTGCCTTCTGGTTCTGGATCTCCGGTTTCTACGTGGCCTTCATGCCGCTGTACGCACTGGGCTTCATGGGTATGACCCGTCGTCTGAACCACTCCGACAACCCACTGTGGGAACCCTACCTGTACGTAGCCGTTGTCGGCGCCGTGCTGATCCTGTTCGGTATCGCTTGCCAGCTGATCCAGCTGTACGTGTCGATCCGCGACCGCAAGGACAACATGGACGTGACCGGCGACCCATGGGGCGGCCGTACCCTGGAATGGTCGACTTCGTCGCCACCACCGTTCTACAACTTCGCCACCATGCCTGAGAAAGTCGGCCTGGATGCCTGGCACGAAGCCAAGGAAGCCGGTGTTGCCTACAAGGTTCCAGCCAAGTACGAAGCGATCCACATGCCGAACAACACCTCTACCGGTGTGTTCATGGGTGCCTTGCTGACCGTGTTCGGTTTCGCCTTCATCTGGCACATCTGGTGGCTGGTCGGCGCAAGCCTGATCGGTACCATCGCGGTCTTCGTCGCCCACGCTGCTCGTGACGACCAGGGTTACATGGTTCCAGCCGAGGAAGTGGCGCGCATCGAAGGTGAGCGCATGAAGTCCCTGGGCCTGGCTACCGGTACCCCGGTTGGCGCACGTGTCGAATCGTTTGAACGGGTTTAA
- the cyoA gene encoding ubiquinol oxidase subunit II, with product MSKKRYPRLFGILPFLGMLLLSGCNWTLLDPKGQVGIEQKNLILIATGLMLLVVIPVIFMTLAFAWKYRASNKAATYTPDWSHSTKIEVAVWTIPVLIIIALGYVTYKTTHELDPYRPLVSDVKPVQIDVVALDWKWLFIYPEQGIATVNKIVFPANTPVNFRVTSDSVMNSFFIPGLGGQIYAMAGMTTKLHLIANENGEFDGISANYSGAGFTGMKFKATATSQADFEAWVNEVKQSPKKLDAAEYAALAKTSENNPVALYSVASPEQFQSIVDKYEGMNRGRPVHEQEQSKEAAGTEGMDVSMHSAAGAEE from the coding sequence ATGAGTAAAAAGCGTTACCCCAGACTGTTTGGCATTCTGCCCTTTTTAGGCATGCTTTTACTCAGTGGGTGCAACTGGACCCTGCTCGACCCGAAGGGCCAGGTCGGCATTGAGCAAAAGAACCTTATCCTGATCGCTACCGGCTTGATGTTGCTGGTGGTGATTCCTGTCATTTTCATGACCCTGGCGTTTGCCTGGAAGTACCGCGCTTCCAACAAGGCAGCCACCTACACCCCGGACTGGTCGCACTCGACCAAGATCGAAGTGGCGGTCTGGACCATCCCGGTGCTGATCATCATTGCCCTGGGTTACGTGACCTACAAGACCACCCATGAGCTGGACCCGTATCGTCCGCTGGTTTCCGACGTGAAGCCGGTGCAGATCGACGTGGTCGCCCTGGACTGGAAATGGCTGTTCATCTACCCGGAACAAGGCATTGCCACGGTCAACAAGATCGTCTTCCCGGCCAACACCCCGGTCAACTTCCGCGTGACCTCGGATTCGGTGATGAACTCCTTCTTCATCCCGGGCCTGGGCGGGCAGATCTACGCAATGGCGGGCATGACCACCAAACTGCACCTGATCGCCAACGAGAACGGTGAGTTCGACGGTATCTCCGCCAACTACAGCGGTGCTGGTTTCACCGGTATGAAGTTCAAGGCAACCGCCACCTCCCAGGCCGATTTCGAAGCATGGGTGAACGAAGTCAAGCAATCGCCTAAAAAGCTGGATGCCGCTGAATACGCAGCATTGGCCAAAACAAGCGAAAACAATCCAGTCGCGCTGTACAGCGTGGCCTCGCCTGAGCAGTTCCAGTCCATCGTCGACAAGTACGAAGGCATGAACCGCGGCCGGCCGGTCCACGAACAAGAGCAGAGCAAAGAAGCGGCCGGTACCGAAGGGATGGACGTGAGTATGCATTCAGCTGCTGGGGCAGAGGAGTAA
- a CDS encoding disulfide bond formation protein B: MNEQTSRLNRERRFLVLLGVICLALIGGALYMQIVLGEAPCPLCILQRYALLLIAVFAFIGAAMPGKRSLTLLEGLVVLSAIGGIAAAGNHVYILANPAVSCGIDTLQPIVDGLPLASVLPLVFQVDGFCSTPYPPVMGLSLAQWALVAFILTAVLVPLGIYRNRRQA; encoded by the coding sequence ATGAACGAGCAAACATCGCGCCTGAATCGGGAACGGCGCTTTCTGGTACTGCTGGGGGTGATCTGCCTGGCGCTGATCGGCGGTGCGCTGTACATGCAGATCGTGCTCGGCGAGGCGCCATGCCCGCTGTGCATCCTGCAGCGCTATGCGTTGCTGCTGATCGCCGTGTTTGCCTTCATTGGCGCAGCCATGCCCGGCAAGCGCAGCCTGACCCTGCTCGAAGGCCTGGTGGTGCTCAGCGCCATTGGTGGCATCGCCGCTGCCGGTAACCACGTGTACATCCTCGCCAATCCGGCGGTCAGCTGCGGCATCGACACCTTGCAACCGATCGTCGACGGCCTGCCGCTGGCCTCGGTGCTGCCGCTGGTGTTCCAGGTCGATGGCTTCTGTTCCACGCCGTACCCGCCGGTCATGGGTCTGTCCCTGGCGCAATGGGCACTGGTAGCCTTTATACTGACCGCCGTACTGGTACCCCTGGGCATCTACCGCAACCGCCGTCAGGCTTAG
- a CDS encoding YebG family protein codes for MAVEVVYRSSRDLERLFMDKAEADRHDKMLELAELLAEVLKKAVPSLSEQQVEDAGIYMAKNRDVFAKAFKSQPDALSELLAEGAAE; via the coding sequence ATGGCCGTCGAAGTGGTATACCGCAGCAGCCGCGACCTGGAGCGCTTGTTCATGGATAAAGCCGAAGCAGACCGTCACGACAAGATGCTGGAGCTGGCCGAGCTGCTGGCCGAGGTCCTGAAAAAAGCCGTGCCGTCGCTGAGCGAACAGCAGGTCGAGGATGCCGGTATCTATATGGCGAAAAACCGTGACGTGTTCGCCAAGGCCTTCAAGAGCCAGCCCGACGCCCTGTCCGAGCTGCTCGCCGAGGGCGCCGCCGAGTAG
- a CDS encoding Glu/Leu/Phe/Val dehydrogenase dimerization domain-containing protein, with amino-acid sequence MFALMQSTRTQSLHLCIDPPTGLKAVVAIHSEHLGPAMGGCRYLAYPDDDSAMVDAIRLAQGMSYKAALAGLPLGGGKAVIIRNPHVENRAALFEAFGRFVETLQGRFITAVDSGTSTLDMDCIAQTTQHVTSTTAAGDPSPHAAMGVFAGIRATSMARLGSDNLEGLRIAVQGLGNVGYALAEQLHAAGAELLVSDHDPGRVQLAIEQFNARPVANEMLISTPCDIFAPCGVGPILTGQSVMQLRCAAVAGAANNQLTTLQVADQLESRGILYAPDYVINAGGLIYVALKHRGEDLGTITAHLARIPSRLTEVFAHAQAEKRSPARVAQMLAEQMIYN; translated from the coding sequence ATGTTCGCTCTCATGCAAAGCACTCGCACGCAGTCGCTGCACCTGTGCATCGACCCGCCGACCGGCCTCAAAGCAGTGGTCGCCATTCATAGCGAACACCTGGGCCCGGCCATGGGAGGCTGTCGCTACCTGGCTTACCCGGACGACGACAGCGCCATGGTCGACGCCATTCGCCTGGCCCAGGGCATGAGCTACAAGGCCGCCCTGGCCGGGTTGCCGTTGGGTGGCGGCAAGGCGGTGATCATTCGCAACCCCCATGTGGAAAACCGCGCGGCCTTGTTCGAGGCGTTCGGGCGCTTCGTCGAAACCCTGCAGGGGCGCTTCATCACGGCCGTGGACAGCGGCACCTCGACCCTGGACATGGACTGCATCGCCCAGACCACCCAACACGTCACCAGCACCACCGCTGCCGGTGATCCGTCACCCCATGCGGCCATGGGCGTGTTCGCCGGCATTCGCGCCACCTCGATGGCGCGCCTGGGCAGTGACAACCTCGAAGGCTTGCGCATCGCCGTGCAGGGCTTGGGCAATGTCGGCTACGCCCTGGCCGAGCAGCTGCATGCCGCGGGCGCCGAGCTATTGGTCAGTGACCATGACCCGGGCCGGGTGCAACTGGCAATCGAGCAGTTCAATGCCCGGCCGGTGGCCAACGAGATGTTGATCAGCACGCCCTGCGACATTTTTGCCCCGTGCGGGGTAGGGCCGATACTCACCGGCCAGAGCGTGATGCAGTTGCGCTGTGCGGCGGTGGCGGGGGCGGCGAACAATCAGCTGACCACCCTGCAGGTGGCCGACCAGCTGGAAAGCCGCGGCATTTTGTATGCGCCCGATTACGTGATCAATGCCGGCGGGTTGATCTATGTGGCGCTCAAGCACCGTGGCGAGGACCTGGGCACCATTACCGCGCACCTGGCGCGCATTCCCTCGCGCCTGACCGAAGTGTTCGCCCACGCCCAGGCGGAAAAACGCTCGCCGGCGCGAGTGGCGCAGATGCTCGCCGAGCAGATGATCTACAACTGA
- a CDS encoding tetratricopeptide repeat protein, whose translation MNPRSACLACLERDPVALLEAALWIAAEHDDSVVPARVMAEVQALQQEVSAGLPMLPLSELAQPLLRRLNALGFQQDEYHPLRPQAALLDKVMQRRRGQPLALALLSLELARGLSIPLEGVNFPGHFLLRVPGADHLLDPCGGRRLYPADCRELLGRQFGPQLALSADHLLTASPLQMLQRLSRNLRQLHASHDDHLEALKDAERVLQLGPGTAADYMARATLYQHLECPQAERFDLEHALLLSDDPIQRLRLTERLSHLPPASQSVH comes from the coding sequence ATGAACCCACGTAGTGCCTGTCTGGCTTGCCTTGAACGTGACCCGGTCGCCTTGCTGGAGGCGGCGCTGTGGATCGCTGCCGAGCACGATGACAGCGTGGTGCCTGCGCGCGTCATGGCCGAGGTTCAGGCCTTGCAGCAGGAAGTCAGCGCCGGGCTGCCGATGCTGCCGCTCAGCGAACTGGCCCAGCCGTTGTTACGCCGCCTCAACGCCCTGGGCTTCCAGCAGGACGAATACCACCCGCTGCGGCCCCAGGCGGCGCTACTCGACAAAGTCATGCAACGCCGCCGCGGCCAGCCCCTGGCCTTGGCCTTGCTGAGCCTGGAACTGGCTCGCGGCCTGTCGATCCCTCTTGAGGGAGTGAACTTCCCCGGGCACTTTCTCTTGCGCGTGCCCGGTGCCGACCATCTGCTCGACCCCTGTGGCGGCCGACGCCTGTACCCGGCCGATTGCCGCGAGCTGCTTGGCCGTCAGTTCGGCCCGCAACTGGCCTTGAGCGCCGACCACCTGCTGACCGCCAGCCCGCTGCAGATGCTCCAGCGCCTGTCACGCAACCTGCGCCAGCTGCACGCCAGCCACGACGATCATCTCGAAGCCCTGAAGGACGCTGAACGGGTGTTGCAGCTAGGCCCTGGCACTGCCGCCGACTACATGGCCCGCGCCACCCTGTATCAGCACCTGGAGTGCCCCCAGGCCGAACGCTTCGACCTGGAGCACGCCTTGCTGCTCAGCGACGATCCAATCCAGCGCTTGCGCCTGACGGAACGCCTGAGCCATCTGCCGCCAGCGTCGCAATCGGTGCACTGA
- the maiA gene encoding maleylacetoacetate isomerase encodes MELFGYYRSTSSYRVRIALALKQLEVQQVPVNLLKGEQREAQFLALNPQGRVPALKIDSGELLVQSPAIIEYLEEVYPQPALLPQDPLRRAQVRGVAALIGCDIHPLHNVSVLNQLRGLGHDDAQVNQWIGHWISQGLAAVEQLIGDQGFCFGDEPGLADVYLVPQLYAAERFNIDLSGFPRIRRVAALAEAHSAFAQAHPSRQPDAP; translated from the coding sequence ATGGAACTCTTTGGTTACTACCGCTCGACCTCATCCTACCGGGTGCGCATTGCCCTGGCGCTCAAGCAGCTGGAGGTCCAGCAGGTGCCGGTCAACCTGCTCAAGGGCGAACAGCGCGAAGCACAGTTCCTGGCCCTCAACCCGCAAGGGCGAGTGCCGGCGCTGAAGATCGACTCCGGTGAGCTGCTGGTGCAGTCGCCGGCGATCATCGAGTACCTGGAAGAAGTTTATCCACAACCCGCGCTGTTGCCCCAGGACCCGCTGCGCCGGGCCCAGGTGCGTGGCGTGGCGGCGCTGATCGGCTGCGACATCCACCCCCTGCACAACGTCAGCGTGCTCAATCAGCTGCGCGGCCTGGGTCATGACGACGCCCAGGTCAACCAGTGGATCGGCCACTGGATCAGCCAGGGCCTTGCCGCGGTCGAGCAGTTGATCGGTGACCAGGGCTTCTGCTTTGGCGACGAGCCGGGGCTGGCCGACGTCTACCTTGTTCCGCAGTTGTACGCCGCCGAGCGCTTCAATATCGACCTCAGTGGCTTCCCGCGCATTCGCCGGGTCGCGGCCCTGGCCGAGGCGCATTCGGCGTTTGCCCAGGCTCATCCGTCGAGGCAGCCCGACGCACCATAA
- the fahA gene encoding fumarylacetoacetase, with translation MNQSALARSWVEHANGHGDFPLQNLPLGIFSRKDQAPRCGVAIGDAILDLEAVLAAGLFDGQARAAVEATRGGALNAFFALGRGARVALRERLLQLLGEHSEHQAALKPLLYAASECQLHLPARIGDYTDFYVGIEHAKNVGKLFRPDNPLLPNYKYVPIGYHGRASTIRPSGTDVRRPKGQTLPAGQSEPSFGPCARLDYELELGIWIGQGNDMGDSIPVAEAAEHIAGFCLLNDWSARDIQAWEYQPLGPFLSKSFISTVSPWVVTAEALEPFRCAQPARPEGDPQPLSYLLDKRDQANGAFDIELEVLLLTERMREQNLPAHRLTLSNTLSMYWTVAQMVAHHSVNGCQLQPGDLFGSGTLSGAQPGQFGSLLEITQGGKEPVELASGEVRKFLEDGDEIILRARCKRDGVASIGFGECRGKILPAH, from the coding sequence ATGAATCAGTCCGCCCTTGCCCGCAGTTGGGTAGAACACGCCAACGGCCACGGCGACTTCCCGCTGCAGAACCTGCCGCTGGGCATCTTCAGCCGCAAGGACCAGGCGCCGCGCTGTGGCGTGGCCATCGGTGATGCCATCCTCGACCTCGAAGCAGTGCTGGCCGCCGGCCTGTTCGACGGCCAGGCCCGCGCCGCAGTCGAGGCCACCCGTGGTGGTGCGCTGAACGCTTTCTTCGCCCTTGGTCGTGGCGCCCGGGTGGCCCTGCGCGAGCGCCTGCTGCAACTGCTCGGCGAGCACAGCGAGCACCAGGCCGCGCTCAAACCGCTGTTGTATGCGGCCAGCGAGTGCCAGCTGCACCTGCCGGCGCGCATCGGCGACTACACCGACTTCTATGTCGGCATCGAGCACGCCAAGAACGTTGGCAAGCTGTTCCGCCCCGACAACCCGCTGCTGCCCAACTATAAATATGTGCCGATCGGTTACCACGGCCGCGCCTCGACCATCCGCCCCTCGGGCACCGACGTGCGCCGGCCAAAAGGCCAGACCCTGCCCGCTGGCCAGAGCGAACCAAGCTTCGGCCCGTGCGCGCGTCTGGACTACGAGCTGGAACTGGGTATCTGGATCGGCCAGGGCAACGACATGGGCGATTCGATTCCGGTGGCCGAAGCCGCCGAGCACATCGCCGGTTTCTGCCTGCTCAACGACTGGTCGGCGCGTGACATCCAGGCCTGGGAATACCAGCCGCTGGGGCCGTTCCTGTCCAAGAGCTTCATCTCCACCGTTTCGCCGTGGGTAGTCACTGCCGAAGCCCTGGAGCCGTTCCGCTGCGCCCAGCCGGCGCGCCCGGAAGGTGATCCGCAGCCGCTGTCGTACCTGCTGGACAAACGCGACCAGGCCAATGGCGCTTTTGATATCGAGCTGGAAGTGCTGCTGCTGACCGAGCGCATGCGCGAGCAGAACCTGCCAGCCCATCGCCTGACCCTGAGCAACACCTTGAGCATGTACTGGACCGTGGCGCAGATGGTTGCCCACCACAGCGTCAACGGTTGCCAGTTGCAGCCGGGCGACCTGTTCGGCTCCGGCACCCTGTCCGGTGCCCAGCCTGGCCAGTTCGGCAGCCTGCTGGAAATCACCCAGGGCGGCAAGGAACCGGTCGAACTGGCCTCGGGCGAGGTGCGCAAGTTCCTCGAGGACGGCGACGAAATCATCCTGCGTGCCCGTTGCAAGCGCGACGGCGTGGCCTCGATCGGCTTCGGCGAGTGCCGCGGCAAGATCCTGCCGGCGCACTGA
- the hmgA gene encoding homogentisate 1,2-dioxygenase: MNLDNTPVLGYQSGFGNEFASEALPGALPVGQNSPQKAPYGLYAELFSGTAFTMARNEQRRTWLYRIRPSALHPRFERLQRQLAGGPLGPVTPNRLRWSPQPMPSEATDFIDGWVAMAANSAGEKPAGISIYTYCANRSMERVFFNADGELLLVPEQGRLRIVTELGVLEVEPLEIAVLPRGLKFRVELLDGKARGYLAENHGAPLRIPDLGPIGSNGLANPRDFLAPVAHYEETDAPVQLVQKFLGELWGCQLNHSPLDVVAWHGNNVPYKYDLRRFNTIGTVSFDHPDPSIFTVLTSPTSVPGMANLDFVIFPPRWMVAENTFRPPWFHRNLMNEFMGLIKGEYDAKAEGFLPGGASLHSCMSAHGPDAETCSKAIAVELAPNKIDNTMAFMFETSQVLRPSRHALECPQLQADYDSCWASLPSTFTPNRR, translated from the coding sequence ATGAACCTCGATAACACCCCCGTCCTTGGCTACCAGAGCGGTTTCGGCAACGAATTCGCCAGCGAAGCCTTGCCTGGCGCGCTGCCGGTCGGGCAGAACTCGCCGCAAAAAGCCCCGTATGGCCTGTATGCCGAACTGTTTTCCGGCACTGCCTTCACCATGGCCCGCAACGAACAGCGCCGCACCTGGCTGTACCGCATTCGCCCTTCGGCCCTGCACCCGCGCTTCGAGCGCCTGCAGCGTCAACTGGCCGGTGGCCCGCTGGGCCCGGTGACGCCCAACCGCCTGCGCTGGAGCCCGCAACCGATGCCGAGCGAGGCCACCGACTTCATCGACGGCTGGGTGGCCATGGCGGCCAACTCGGCAGGCGAGAAACCGGCCGGCATCAGCATCTATACCTACTGCGCCAATCGCTCCATGGAGCGGGTGTTCTTCAACGCTGATGGCGAACTGCTGCTGGTGCCTGAGCAAGGTCGCCTGCGCATCGTCACCGAGCTGGGCGTGCTGGAAGTCGAGCCGCTGGAGATCGCCGTGTTGCCCCGTGGCCTGAAGTTTCGCGTCGAACTGCTCGACGGCAAGGCCCGTGGCTATCTGGCCGAGAACCACGGTGCGCCGCTGCGCATCCCGGACCTGGGGCCGATTGGCAGCAATGGCCTGGCCAACCCGCGCGATTTCCTCGCGCCGGTGGCCCATTACGAAGAAACCGACGCCCCGGTGCAGCTGGTGCAGAAGTTCCTCGGCGAACTGTGGGGCTGCCAGCTCAATCATTCGCCCCTGGACGTAGTCGCCTGGCACGGCAACAACGTGCCGTACAAATATGACCTGCGCCGCTTCAACACCATCGGCACGGTCAGCTTCGACCACCCGGACCCTTCGATCTTCACCGTGCTGACCTCGCCGACCAGCGTACCGGGCATGGCCAACCTCGACTTCGTGATCTTCCCGCCGCGCTGGATGGTGGCCGAGAACACCTTCCGTCCACCGTGGTTCCATCGCAACCTGATGAACGAGTTCATGGGCCTGATCAAGGGCGAGTACGACGCCAAGGCCGAAGGCTTCCTGCCCGGCGGTGCCTCGCTGCACAGCTGCATGAGCGCCCACGGCCCGGATGCCGAGACCTGCAGCAAGGCTATCGCCGTAGAGCTGGCACCGAACAAGATCGACAACACCATGGCCTTCATGTTCGAGACCAGCCAGGTGCTGCGCCCGAGCCGTCATGCGCTCGAATGCCCGCAATTGCAGGCCGACTACGATAGTTGCTGGGCCTCGTTGCCGAGCACCTTTACCCCGAATCGGAGATAA
- a CDS encoding IclR family transcriptional regulator → MAKASSPADSSGKQKVRSAEVGTDILKALAQLSPSTSLSRLAEHVDMPASKVHRYLQALIASGFAEQNPATNHYGLGREALRVGLAALGGMDVLKEAALPLSQLRDELNESCFIAVWGNQGATVVNIEPAVRAVTVVTQIGSVLPLLTSSTGLVFGAYLPERETIELREQELAASGHSADEYQALFATIRQRGLHHVHGLLMPGVDALSAPVFNAVGKIAAVLTVVGPTSIFHADEQGPAAQQLLATARTISWRMGYEA, encoded by the coding sequence ATGGCCAAAGCCAGCTCCCCCGCCGACAGCTCCGGCAAACAGAAGGTCCGCTCGGCCGAGGTCGGCACCGACATCCTCAAGGCTCTGGCCCAGTTATCGCCGTCCACCTCGCTGTCGCGCCTGGCCGAGCACGTCGACATGCCGGCGAGCAAGGTCCACCGCTACCTGCAGGCCTTGATCGCCAGCGGCTTTGCCGAGCAGAACCCGGCCACCAACCATTACGGCCTCGGTCGCGAAGCCCTGCGCGTGGGCCTGGCCGCGCTTGGCGGGATGGATGTATTGAAAGAGGCGGCGCTGCCGCTGTCGCAACTGCGCGACGAGCTCAACGAAAGCTGCTTCATCGCCGTGTGGGGCAACCAGGGCGCCACCGTGGTCAACATCGAGCCGGCGGTGCGCGCGGTTACCGTGGTCACCCAGATCGGTTCGGTGCTGCCCTTGCTGACGTCCTCCACTGGCCTGGTGTTCGGCGCTTACCTGCCAGAACGTGAAACCATCGAGCTGCGCGAGCAAGAGCTGGCCGCATCAGGTCACAGTGCCGACGAATACCAGGCATTGTTTGCGACCATCCGCCAACGCGGCCTGCATCATGTGCATGGCCTGCTGATGCCCGGAGTCGATGCGCTTTCCGCTCCTGTGTTCAACGCCGTGGGCAAGATTGCCGCAGTACTGACCGTGGTCGGCCCGACCTCGATTTTCCACGCGGATGAACAGGGCCCCGCTGCGCAACAACTGCTGGCCACCGCCAGGACCATCAGTTGGCGCATGGGGTATGAGGCCTGA